Proteins encoded together in one Impatiens glandulifera chromosome 1, dImpGla2.1, whole genome shotgun sequence window:
- the LOC124936173 gene encoding uncharacterized mitochondrial protein AtMg00810-like: protein MVVVLLYVDDIILTGSNYDEVARLQDELSLRFKMKKLGLFVSQINYAKKLVEKFGMNDGKKSYTPLDVNPRLSQDEGTCLPDPRPYRALVGSLIYMTITRPDIAYAVGVILVYYTKKMQNLSCKDMQMLTLLEIETIEGPHLGLFFFVETLAYLGVVGNKDQYHCLQTEAEYKTSTHASQECIWLRRL, encoded by the exons ATGGTGGTGGTTCTTCTGTATGTGGATGATATAATTTTAACGGGTAGTAACTATGATGAGGTTGCTCGTCTACAAGATGAGCTATCGCTTCGCTTTAAGATGAAGAAGCTTG GTTTATTTGTATCGCAGATCAACTACGCAAAGAAGTTGGTAGAAAAATTTGGTATGAATGATGGAAAAAAGAGCTATACTCCTCTCGACGTAAATCCTAGACTCAGTCAAGACGAAGGAACATGTCTACCAGATCCTCGTCCTTATCGTGCTCTTGTGGGAAGTCTGATTTATATGACTATAACAAGGCCTGACATTGCTTATGCAGTTGGAgtg ATATTGGTCTACTATACGAAAAAGATGCAAAATTTGTCTTGCAAGGATATGCAGATGCTGACTTTGCTGGAGATTGAGACGATCGAAGGTCCACATctgggtttgtttttctttgtggaaACACTAGCATATCTTGGAGTAGTAGGAAACAAGGATCAATATCATTGTCTACAAACAGAAGCGGAATACAAAACATCAACTCATGCATCACAAGAGTGCATATGGCTTCGTAGACTCTAG
- the LOC124936183 gene encoding uncharacterized mitochondrial protein AtMg00820-like produces MDPSTHKCTVSRDVVFDEISSYYMKNVEETFQTNLPIPTSTGSSCSSVNSDKGSPNLAQDTSVDEGAKCERLPGSPHQEESNDEEPNSYNEAKNVKEWVTTMEEEMNALKKNETWDVVLKPPDTQAVTCKWVYRIKRKADGSIDRYKSRLVAQGFSQKYGEDYEETFSPIAKMT; encoded by the exons ATGGATCCATCAACCCACAAATGCACTGTGTcgagagatgttgttttcgacGAAATTTCTTCGTACTACATGAAGAATGTTGAAGAAACTTTTCAGACTAATCTTCCCATTCCCACGTCTACGGGAAGCTCCTGTAGTAGTGTTAATAGTGATAAGGGGAGCCCTAACTTAGCTCAAGATACTTCAGTCGATGAAGGAGCAAAATGTGAAAGGTTACCGGGAAGTCCACATCAGgaagaatcaa ACGACGAGGAACCCAATTCTTATAATGAAGCAAAGAATGTCAAGGAATGGGTGACAACAATGGAGGAGGAAATGAATGCtctcaagaagaatgagacatgggaCGTCGTTCTGAAGCCTCCTGATACTCAAGCAGTCACATGTAAGTGGGTGTATCGAATCAAACGAAAGGCTGATGGAAGTATAGATCGATACAAATCTAGATTGGTCGCTCAAGGATTCTCACAGAAGTATGGAGAAGATTACGAGGAGACATTCAGCCCAATTGCGAAGATGACGTAA